The following proteins are co-located in the Maridesulfovibrio sp. genome:
- the infA gene encoding translation initiation factor IF-1: MAKEEGIEVEGIVQEALPNAMFKVELENGHIILGHISGKMRKHYIRILPGDKVKVELSPYDLTRGRITFRMK; encoded by the coding sequence ATGGCTAAAGAAGAAGGTATTGAGGTAGAGGGTATTGTTCAGGAAGCTTTGCCCAATGCTATGTTCAAGGTTGAGCTTGAGAATGGGCATATTATCCTGGGACATATTTCCGGCAAAATGCGTAAGCATTACATCCGCATCCTGCCGGGTGACAAAGTCAAGGTTGAACTTTCGCCATATGATCTGACCCGAGGGCGGATCACTTT